One region of Rhizoctonia solani chromosome 9, complete sequence genomic DNA includes:
- a CDS encoding kinase domain protein produces the protein MSQSRTPSRSRISGQLSGSGTIASETPLLRDEFYGRRTQISFTDFGKAFLQIDDSDPLDEAAKNLHEATNIRQLLTICMETIRSSTTERAAIYAALTDLMNAIVDSTQAGFITADAHPLRFSCLTSTRSVSGSKSQRKPDLVGVSNGNVITMDTCNWNKISVVCEYKIASPHACSTQTTPINSRSGTQPLPRFSASQSFTDPGLSLAELPDEHPIKIEMNESDIQLGRYMLEMRYAQPSRAAGYGLQFMKDQVSIWYSDADSTITSALIPLDSPSFVWTIMHLACASAEEIGYLPYFLDDANRATTEIVGSQLVILDVIYHITEVISLARAVHGRCTCVLGVLDPSGVELAIKLSWQVATRVSEVNMLQVAHSRNVQGLVDIIASTDLRKLSQGRRSRLPPAIQRALQIEDRVLRVIVLPLCIPLYKVPNLSDFMKACISLLDTIHQLYTRARILHRDVSVNNLMVNKVKPSEGVLIDLDLGHEIPDDGKQCGPTSSHRTGTLPFMALDLLHDESEYPHYHRHDLESFVYVFLWIVGKYDDGVEVNPLLFRSWCEGTWDSIRTDKLSFLEFDPKYSVFSPTSFYDQAPMRELIIQLMDVIRDAHAKHRQYLGRKRLSTVPTTRDSSAGNGYANAPTGRKRQRLVKPPVDVYPEELPDLTYSTIRNLIENALDSIE, from the exons ATGTCCCAGTCTCGTACTCCATCTAGATCACGTATCTCTGGCCAACTATCAGGCAGTGGAACAATTGCATCTGAGACGCCACTACTACGTGATGAATTTTATGGCCGTCGAACGCAGATATCGTTCACCGACTTCGGTAAGGCATTCTTGCAAATCGACGACTCAGACCCACTCGACGAGGCGGCAAAAAATCTACATGAGGCTACCAATATCAGGCAACTGTTAACCATCTGTATGGAAACCATTCGCTCTTCGACAACCGAACGTGCCGCAATATATGCCGCTTTGACCGATTTGATGAACGCGATTGTGGACTCCACCCAAGCTGGTTTCATAACTGCGGACGCCCACCCTCTCCGCTTTAGCTGCCTAACAAGCACACGTTCAGTCTCTGGGTCAAAAAGCCAACGTAAGCCGGACCTTGTGGGTGTCTCAAACGGGAATGTTATCACAATGGATACGTGCAATTGGAACAAGATTTCCGTTGTCTGCGAATACAAGATTGCTTCCCCACACGCTTGCTCCACGCAAACAACTCCTATAAACTCCAGATCAGGAACTCAGCCGCTACCTAGATTCTCAGCCTCACAATCTTTCACAGATCCCGGACTCTCCCTAGCTGAGCTACCTGACGAACACCCTATTAAAATCGAAATGAACGAATCTGATATACAGCTTGGGCGGTACATGCTAGAGATGCGATATGCGCAACCAAGTCGGGCTGCAGGATACGGACTACAATTCATGAAGGATCAAGTGTCAATTTGGTATTCAGATGCCGATTCGACAATAACATCCGCCCTGATCCCACTGGACTCGCCCAGTTTTGTTTGGACGATCATGCATTTGGCGTGTGCATCGGCCGAAGAAATTGGATACCTACCTTACTTTCTGGACGATGCAAATAGGGCAACGACAGAGATCGTAGGGTCGCAACTTGTGATTCTTGATGTCATCTACCATATCACCGAAGTGATCTCGCTAGCCCGAGCGGTTCACGGCCGATGCACATGCGTGTTGGGTGTATTGGACCCTAGTGGTGTTGAACTAGCAATCAAGCTAAGTTGGCAAGTGGCAACACGGGTGAGCGAAGTAAACATGCTGCAGGTCGCCCACTCGAGGAACGTGCAGGGACTTGTTGACATAATTGCATCCACCGACCTACGAAAATTATCCCAGGGGCGGCGCTCTCGTTTACCGCCAGCGATTCAGCGTGCTCTGCAAATTGAGGACAGGGTTTTACGCGTCATTGTTCTTCCGTTATGCATACCGCTTTATAAAGTGCCCAACTTGAGTGACTTTATGAAAGCCTGTATTTCCCTTTTGGACA CAATTCACCAGCTGTACACTCGGGCCAGAATTTTGCATCGCGACGTGTCAGTGAATAACCTGATGGTGAACAAAGTCAAGCCGTCAGAAGGTGTTCTCATTGACCTGGACCTTGGTCACGAGATTCCGGACGACGGCAAGCAATGTGGTCCTACATCGTCCCACAGAACAGGTACCCTACCATTCATGGCACTGGACCTGTTGCATGATGAATCCGAGTATCCGCACTACCATCGACACGATTTGGAGTCTTTCGTATACGTATTCTTGTGGATTGTTGGGAAATATGATGATGGCGTTGAAGTCAACCCACTACTTTTCCGGTCCTGGTGCGAAGGCACTTGGGATTCTATTAGGACCGACAAACTGTCGTTTCTTGAGTTTGATCCAAAGTATTCCGTTTTCTCGCCCACATCGTTCTACGATCAAGCTCCCATGCGCGAACTCATTATACAACTCATGGATGTTATTCGCGACGCTCATGCAAAACATAGGCAGTATCTCGGGAGGAAGAGGCTCTCTACTGTACCTACAACGCGGGATTCAAGTGCGGGTAACGGTTATGCAAACGCACCGACCGGAAGAAAGCGCCAGCGGTTGGTCAAGCCGCCGGTTGACGTATATCCTGAAGAGCTTCCCGACTTAACCTATTCAACCATTCGAAATCTCATAGAAAATGCGTTGGACAGTATTGAATAG